tgatcatccagaatcagtacaccgttcctgcttcctccccatatcgcttgattccattagccctcagagctaaatccaactctctcttgaaaacatacagtgaattggcctccactgccttctgtggcagagaattccacagattcacaactctctgggtgaaaaagtttctcatctcagtcctaaatggcctaccccttatccttaaactgtgacccctggttctggactcccccaacatcgggaacatttttcctgtatctagcctgtccaatcctttaagaattttatatgtttctataagataccctctcatccttctaaattccagtgaatacaagcccagtcgacccattctttcatcatatgccagtcccgccatcccgggaattaaccaggtgaacctatactgcactccctcaatagcaagaatgtccttcctcaaattaggaggccaaaattgcacacaatactctgggtgcagtctcaccagggctctgcagTACTCTTTCCACAGTGAGATTGTCATGGctggtgctggagcaactcagtggtcaggcagcatccctggggaacagcATCCCTAAACAAGCTGTGAtgtaaggatgagagaggatcttatagaaacgtataaacttataaaaggactgcacaggctagatgcaggaaaaaatgttcccaatgctgggggagtccagaaccaggggccacagtctaagaataaagggtaggccatttaaaactgagatgagaaacaacattttcacccagagagttgtgaatttgtggaattcccttccacagagggcagtggaggccaattcgctggatgaatttaaaagagttagatagagctttaggggctagtggaatcaaggggtatggggagaaggcaggcacgggttactgattgtggatgatcagccatgatcacaatgaatggcggtgctggctcgaagggccgaatggcctactcctgcacctattttctatgaatataAATCTATGCAAGCCGACAGTACGCCATCCAATGAGCATCTGGattagattgtcactgctacTGTGATGTGATGGCCTTCTGTACATCAGGTTGTCATGGTCTTCACGTCTTGTGGGCTTCAGATGCATAGGCacagagttaggcagcatctgtggagaacatggataggtgacgtttcacagagtgctggagtaactcagcgggtcaggcagcatctgtggagaacaaggataagtgacgtttcacagagtgctggagtaactcagcgggtcaggcagcatctgtggagaacggataggtgacgtttcacagagtgctggagtaactcagcgggtcaggcagcatctgtggagaacatggataggtgacgtttcacagagtgctggagtaactcagcgggtcaggcagcatctgtggagaacatggataggtgacgtttcaggtcaggacccttcttcagaattggttGTGATAAATGGAAAGCAAATGGTCCAATGGATCTTGTTGTAATATTTGGTAGATTAAAGTATCATTAAATTATtgacattgtcacatgtacctaggtgcagtgaaatgctttactttggatctaggagtgcaggtgccttgaaggtcgagtcacatgtAGATcaggggtggtcaagaaggcgttAGGTGGTCgagattggccttcatcagtcagtgttttgagtatagaagttgggagatcatgttgcagttgtataagaagttggtgacgtcacatttagagtattgtgttcagttctgggcaccatgttctagccggttcgaatcccgcttggagtgcatactgtcgttgtgtccttgggcaagacacttcacccacctttgcctgtgtgtgaatatgtgtgagtgattggtggtggtcggaggggccgtaggcgcagattggcagccacgcttccgtcagtctgccccagggcagctgtggctacagaagtagcttaccaccaccgagtgtgactgaggagtgaatgaataatgcgatgtaaagcgccttgagtattagaaaggcgctatataaatcccatccattattattattattatgttatagaaaagatgttgtcaaactgaaaagggttctgagaagatttacgaggatgttgccaggactagaaggtgtgagctatagggagaggttgagtaggctgggtctctattccatggagcgcaggaggatgaggggtgatcttatagaggtgtataaaatcatgagaggaatagatcgggtagatgcacagtgtctcttgcccagagtacatgaatcggggaccagaggacatagatttaaagtgaaggaaaaaagatttgataggaatctgaagggtaacattttaacacaaaggggggtgggtgtatggaacaagctgccggaggaggtagttgaagctgggacaatcccaatgtTAAAGAAATAGTTATGGTTAGGGCAGGACAAGttcagagggagatgggccaaacgcaggcagacggaaccagtgtagctgggacatgttgggcaagttgggcaaaaggccctgtttccactgtatcactctatgactctcagtttagtttattgtcacgtgtaccgaggtacagtgaaaagcttttgttgcgcgctaaccagtcaccagaaagacaatacatgattacaattgagccattcacagtgtataggtacatgatgagggaataaccttcagtgcaaggtaaagccagaaaattccgatcaaggatagtccgaggatcaccaatggggtagatagtagttcaggaccgctctctggttgtggtaggatgattcagttgcctgataacagctgggaagaaactgttcctgaatctggaggcttaagaaggaactgcaaatgctggaaaatcgaaggtagacaaaaatgctggagaaacccgaaacgtcgcctatttccttcgctccatagatgctgcctcacccgctgggtttctccagcacttttgtctacctctgaatctggaggtggtcGTTTTCACACTTGTATATCTCTATCCTGGTAAAATCATAGAGCAGACCTCAaccaggcagtacacaagtgttgccacgTTTTGACGACCAATTTACAAAGTTCATTGAACAGTCCAACCTGCTGCCTCCTTCGACAGGTGATGAGATGACCAACTTGCTGAAATCGTTAAGCATTGCTGACATTAGACCAGTCACTTCGAGCAAAATTTCAAGTCAGGATTCATTTCAACAACTCCTGTggattttgtttgttcttttattgTAAATCAGTACTAGCATTCGTACAAAGACTGTCAAAACCCCACAAAACTTGGGGATTAAACAAAAGAGGAATCTGCTTATTAATAACCTAacaggacacaaaacgctggagtaactcggcaggtcgggcagcatccctgcagaacatggattggtgacgtctcGGCACGCTTCTTCAGTctggtgtctgaagaaaggtcccgacaatTAATGtcatctatccctgttctccggtgatgctgccggagtcgtttagtataaaccagcatctgtagttccttgtttctacctgacTGATGGAAACAGGTAATCACAACATGACTAGCTCTCTCAGGTGCactcacagacaaacacacacacacagacaggcaggcagacacacacacacacacactggtgcaTAGACACTCAGACAAACGCACACATAGAGATAGccacatacgcgcacacacacacacacacacacagccgcacacgcacgcacaaagggggacagacacacacacacacacactggtgcaCACGGGcactcagacaaacacacacatacagatagcCACATACACACTcagatacacacgcacatacatgcacacatacacacacagccgCACACACACCCAAAtagccacacacacagatagcCATACATGCACGAACACACACATATGGCCACATCCGCCAAACACAGAcagacatccacacacacacacagatagccacacacgcacgcacacaagcTCACACAGATGGACaggcacacacagatgcacacacacacacacactgcatgcacagacagacacacagacatttAAACCAaccgtgtcggaaggaactgcagatgctggtttaaactgaagacaggcacaaaaagctggagttactcagcaggtcaggcagcatctcatagaGAAGGAATAGTTaacatttttggtcgagacccttcttcaggccagaaACAACCCTGCTTCACTCAGAGTCATAATCCTCCTGCTTCACCGCTCCAACGGCAGACGCCAGGTCCTCCTCATTGTCCTTTAGTTTCTCCCCTGTGGGAATGAAAATAAATTATCTTTATTCATGAAGAATGAATATTaatgagaggacgtttccactagcgggagagtccaggaccagaggtcatagcctctgaatcAAGGGACGTaccttttaggaaggggatgaggaggaatttctttagtcagagggtggtgaatctgtggaatacattgccacaggaggctgtggaggccacaagtcagtggatatttttaaggtagattcttgattagtacgggtgtcagagattatggggagaaagcaggagaatgaggttaagagggaaagatagatcagccatggttgaatggcggggtagaattgatgggccgaatggctttaaTCTGCTCCTGGAatttatgaagatagacacaaagtgctggagtaattcagtgggttaggcaacacctctggatgaaaaggatgggtaacgatttgggtcagaaccctaccTTTATTAATTATTGAGTAGCCCTTATGCTTAATATTACCTCAATAATATTATTCCCAAATTTAAAAATTAGCTTAAAGCAAacaaacatggattggtgacgtctaTTAGATATGGaccgaaaaagctggagtaactcagcgggacaggcagcatctctggagagaaggaatgggtgacgtttcaggtcgagactgaacaTTGGGCTTCAAgtacataactccctgaaagtggcaacaccacTTTTTAGATAGTGCggtttggtcaggccacattagTAGGGTAGGGGAGCAGTTTACtatgaattaggggagggcacctgtaaatatGGAATTAGAAGAGGGCACCagcaaatggggaattaggggaatcTTCTGATTCCCGTTTCAGCCACAGTCCCTTGCTCAGAGGGGTTTACTATACTACAAGTGTGTTATTTTAAATGACTAGTTTGGGAACTTAAGTACTAATTttaagggaaaaaaaacaattaggcaagggtgtgtaagaaagaactgcaggcgctggataaaatcgaaggtagacgcaaaatgcgatttttgttcggcgactgccggcatcattgactgacgtatcaggtcagtgaaaaagtcgcggcgtgacgacgtattcaCGCGCGGTGTTTCCTCGAGTGTCGCAACATTATGTTTTTGTGGCCGCTAGATTTTTGAAAatgtttcggcgaccctgatacgtcagtcaatgacgccggcagtcgccgaaaaaaaatcgacAAGTGGGATTTTTGTGATTTTTCTTTCCGCGACTGCGaacgtcagtgactgacgccctaaaaaccgtcaagttgtacgaccCTCCGCGTCACCGACACATCAAGCTACGACACTCGCCTTCACAACAGAAGAAGTTTACACCAAAGTACaataatcacattggaaatgaacGCATTTACAATAAATCTAAGGGCCAATAACTTTTTTAATGGATGTCGGTGCTTTATACGCCCGCGTCACCGGCCGTCACCCTGCAGGACAGCGTACGTCACCGCGTGACAGGGCGCACgccatgatgatgatgatgatgataagacacccagatgttgcctgaagattttgaacattccaaaatccaggggcggcaGGGAAACACCGCGCGCCACTACATGCGTCACGCCGCGACAACTTCTTTTCagcctgtcgccgaaaatgtcgcccaagtgggacaggccctttagtgagagGACTGTCCCAGAGAACAAGATGTATCAGCATAGATCATTTGTTTTTTCATTTACGTCATTGAGATGTGGTTCCTGCAATTTCCATTGAATAGACTACTTACGGATCAGTTCTGCGATGGCCCTCTGCGTTCTCTTCTCCAGCTTTTCTAGTTTCTTCGCCACATCCCTTTTCAAATCCCTGAACAGAAAAACAAACATTGCAAACCTTGCACCACTTAGCAACTGCAGAAAGTCTACGCTGTGACCGGCAACACCAGAGAAGTGGTAGaatagatagacaaaaaatgtaggcgcagtggtagagctactgcctcacagcacccgagacaccggttcgattctgactacgggtgctgtctgttacggagtttgtacgttctccccgtgactcgcACGGGTTTTCTCTctatgttttctccgagatctttggtttccgcccacactccaaagatgtacaggtttgtaggttaattggcttggtgtgtgcaaattggtgtgtgtgtgtgtgtgtgtgcgtgcgcgtgtgtgtgtgtgagagatagtgcgcggggatcgctggccggtgcggactcggcgggccgaagggcctgttttccgctctgtatttctaatctaaactaaattaaattagaaaCCAATTGGATAGCTTTCTTAAGAAATAAcagtagtttttaaaaaaatgatcacATACCAGTCAGGCTTCCGGGGAGCAAGGTTCACCAAGTCCTACAGAGTGAAAAGGTTGAACAGTAATCTCAGTAATAACAATAAGAATGCAAATTCAACAACTGTACATCATCAAAACCGTCCTGAAACTAGGGAGGGAGCAGAATCATTCTTTAACATCCTTTCTCCTTAGTGGAGAGCAcctgtaaatggtgaattagggtagggcaccagtaaatggggaattagggtagggcaccagtaaatggtgaattagggtagggcaccagtaaatggtgaattagggtagggcacctgtaaatggggaattagggtagggcaccagtaaatggtgaattagggtagggcacctgtaaatggtgaattagggtagggcacctgtaaatggtgaattagggtagggcacctgtaaatggggaTTACAGGGTCTGAACCACCCAACCCATTCATTTGAgttgcactattattatttgtatACACACACAGAAATTAgtttgcgtgtgtgtgagcgtgcgcgcgtgtgtgagtgcgcgcgtgtgtgtatgtgcgcacgcataaaaacaaaacaatattagtgcagtCAAAATAATGTCTATGTAATTTGGAGcccatttggaggctgtacaacgAAAATCACTCCAAGCCCCGACTGTGCGGATGGATTCCTGCAGGGATTTCAAGCGGGGTTGTGCAGCCTTCACTACCCAGCAGCAAGCAAGGCTCACGTTTGATTTGtaaaatacatctcttgatgctccattgggtgtttcgggtctttcaacatcagaccccctcacccaggcgacccaatgaggtagatagtagttcaggatcgaaacgtcgcccattccttctctcaagagatgttgcctgacccactgagttactccagcattttatgtctaccttcgatttaaaccagcatctgcagttctttcctacacagtagttcaggattgctctctagttgcgataggatggtttagttgcctgacaacatctgggtttaaaaaaatgcactgtgcattcaccctatctattcccctcatgacatTTCTTAGTGAGATTGCAATTTGTTTGCATATTCGATTACAAAAAGTTgaatgcctcaaaaaggcagccagcatcatcagagacccacaccaccctggtcatgctctcatttcaccgttgccatcgggaagatggtacaggagcctgaaaactgtaacgtccaggttcggaaacagcttcttccctgcagccatccggctattaaacacgacaacctccaatAAACTCTGAAGTAcagagactattattgttattgttattattacgtgtgtgtgtgtgtgtgtgtgtgtgtgtgtgtgtgtgtgtgtgtgtgtgtgtgtgtgtgtgtgtgtgtgtgtgtgtgtgtgtgtgtgtgtgtgtgtgtgtgtgtgtgtgtgtgtgtgtgtgtgtgtgtgtgtgtgtgtgtgtgtgtgtgtgtgtgtggtgtgtgtgtgtgtgtgtgtgtgtgtctgtgtgtgtgtgtgtgtgtgtgtgtctgtgtgtgtgtctgtctgtgtgtgtgtgtgtgtgtgtgtgtgtgtgtgtgtgtgtgtgtgtgtgtgtgtgtgtgtgtgtgtgtgtggtgtggtgtgtgtgtgtgtgtggtgtggtgtgtgtgtgtgtgtgtgtgtgtgtgtgtgtgtgtgtgtgtgtgtgtgtgtgtgtgtgtgtgtgtgtgtgtgtgtgtgtgtgtgtgtgtgtgtgtgtgtgtgtgtgtgtgtgtgtgtgtgtgtgtgtgtgtgtgtgtgtgtgtgtgtgtgtgtgtgtgtgtgtgtgtgtgtgtgtgtgtgtgtgtgtgtgtgtgtgtgtgtgtgtgtgtgtgtgtgtgtgtgtgtgtgtgtgtgtgtgtgtgtgtgtggtgtgtgtgtgtgtgtgtgtgtgtgtgtgtgtgtgtgtgtgtgtgtgtgtgtgtgtgtgtgtgtgtgtgtgtgtgtgtgtgtgtcgaggaccagaggacatagatttaaggtgaagggtggaAAGATGTTATAGGAATCTGcgggcagctttttttttttttacacaaaaggtgatgggtgtatggaatgagctgccagaggaggtagttgagacacggactattgcaatatttaagagacagttagacagatacatagttaggacaggtttggaaggatatggaccaaacgtagacaggtaggactagtgtagctgggacatgttggccgatgtgggcaagtttggctgaaggatctctatgtgagtatgtgtgtgtatatacacactaaactttttttttctcgtttattatattcttgcgtacggcgtgcacagactaaagttgtaggacaacttgttctatttgatcttatttgattgtgcacgccaggttgattgcattcgtcgaaacagggcggaccacgtgaaggttgcagtctcccaccccgtttattatattgtttgcatCAACGGaatggcgaggagaagagccatcaagaacaccacagaggcagcggagaaggcctgacACATCCTCAAAGTAAAGATCCAACAGGTTGGTTTGCATATAATAAAGTGACACAGCATGTCAGCATCACAGTGTCTACATCACGACTGGCAGCTTGTTAGTATGGATGGTGCCGGCATGATAAAAAACCCGGACTGGATTACAGATAATAGTGGTGTGTAGCATGTGTGTGTTAGTATCGCTTAACATATAAGTAGGGCAGATCTACAAACTCTCTCGACTGTTGTAAGATGAAGGACATACGTACCACTTCTTCAATGACAGGGACAGGCTTCCCTGCTTCCTGCTGCTCCCGCACCTTCTCCTCCACTGTGGAAACAGAGTCCGGGAACCAGACGTGAACAGATGGAGATAGCAACCATTTACAGGGATGGAAACAATATCAAGAGGAACACACATTTGGGAGAGTTAACGTGAGGTCGTAAGATCACAAGTGATagcaacagaattaggccattcggcccttcacttgcgggcggagcaccaaggcaaattccttgtatgtcaatacttggccaataaacttattcattcattcattcattcattcattcatttattcattcattcaaggggcctctaattgaaacttacagaagaatgaaaggcatagatgtggagagtggatgtggagaggatgtttccactggcgggacagtctaggaccagaggtcaaagcctcaaaattaaagggcgttcttttagaaaggagatgatgaaaTTCTTTAGGATAGTTAatatgtggaactcattgccacaaagggctgtggaggccaaatcagtggatatttttaaggcagagaaagacaaattcttgattagaacgggtcaagggtttatggggggaaggcaggaaaatgggattaggaggcagagatcagccatgagtgaatggcggggtggagtcgatgggccgaatggcctatacacctataacttgtgaagtctactccgccactcaatcatggctgatctatctctccctcctaacgccattctcctgccttctccccataatcactgacacccgtactaatcaagaatctatccatctctgccttagacatatccacaaccttctgtggcaaggaattccacagattcactgcctctCGTGGTTTATCACATTGGAGACATCacgcctctgcctcagagggcggtggagaccaattctctggatgctttaa
This genomic stretch from Amblyraja radiata isolate CabotCenter1 chromosome 4, sAmbRad1.1.pri, whole genome shotgun sequence harbors:
- the ccdc12 gene encoding coiled-coil domain-containing protein 12; the encoded protein is MAERAARLQEEALHRRERLLALRERRFQNKGKDEAEPETKHLREEEEEDEKEIKHRELKLRNYVPEAKELKDRLVPNAKPASVEEKVREQQEAGKPVPVIEEVDLVNLAPRKPDWDLKRDVAKKLEKLEKRTQRAIAELIREKLKDNEEDLASAVGAVKQEDYDSE